A region from the Mercenaria mercenaria strain notata chromosome 7, MADL_Memer_1, whole genome shotgun sequence genome encodes:
- the LOC123554461 gene encoding cell division cycle protein 16 homolog, with protein MKTNMAGEGDRNENLDFTTPHSACNFNLARLRERVKEYIDKHHYDSALFWADKLVSLSNGAMEDVYWYAQTLYSTGQYHRAANCILNRKLHKSHTCCRYLAAKCHYECKEYQEALAILDFVEPCSIQPINKRMSFNINQSISEPETSTSNKSMESSMNVLRGQIYEAMDNRTLAMECFREALRQDVYCYEAFDLLVNHHMLSAQEERELIDSLPFSLQCPGEEEELVKYLYENKLKKYDRPQEAKVPESLEVLSDNLDIICNLAERYYYNCDFRECYKLTTRILNTDPYNSTCLPLHIAVMVELKKANSLFYLAHKLVDLYPNKPVSWFAVGCYYFLIDKKDPARRYLSKATTLERTYGPAWLAFGHSFATGNEHDQAMAAYFTAAQLMKGCHLPALYIGLEYGLTNNPKLAERFFSQALSIAPEDPFVLHEMGVIAYQNEEWIMAEKYFKDALGRIQVCERQTNVPEKWEPLLNNLGHTCRKLKKYDEALEYHQQARTLDPQSPSTYSAIGYVFALRGDSLEAVDYFHKALAIRRDDAFSTTMLSNLVESLMLELSPGEDLEDSPVFMAPTDVPVFSMDDHNDSKDLPPPPIMRLTSQLDDSSVAESSAVESSSLMIEEVEMGDCD; from the exons ATGAAAACAAATATGGCGGGCGAAGGGGACCGgaatgaaaatcttgattttacaACACCTCATTCGGCTTGTAATTTCAATCTAGCTCGTTTGAGAGAACGCgtaaaagaatatattgataaG caTCACTATGACTCGGCATTGTTTTGGGCAGACAAATTGGTGTCACTGTCAAATG GTGCTATGGAGGATGTATATTGGTATGCTCAGACCTTGTACAGTACTGGCCAGTACCATAGAGCTGCAAATTGTATTCTCAACAGAAAACTACACAAA AGCCATACGTGTTGCAGATACCTAGCTGCCAAATGTCAC tatgaGTGCAAGGAGTACCAAGAAGCCCTGGCTATATTAGATTTTGTTGAACCATGTTCTATACAGCCGATCAACAAGAGAATGTCATTTAACATTAACCAAAGTATATCTGAACCAGAAACCTCAACTTCTAACAAAAGT ATGGAAAGTTCTATGAATGTTCTACGAGGTCAGATCTACGAGGCAATGGATAACAGAACCCTTGCTATGGAATGTTTTAGAGAGGCTCTTAGACAAGATGTGTATTGTTATGAAGCTTTCGACCTTCTAGTCAATCATCATATGTTGTCAGCACAAGAAG AGAGGGAGTTGATAGACAGTTTACCATTTAGCTTACAGTGTCCAGGTGAAGAGGAGGAATTAGTCAAATATCTTTatgaaaataaacttaaaaag TATGACAGACCGCAGGAAGCTAAAGTACCAGAGAGTTTAGAGGTCCTCAGTGATAACCTAGACATTATATGTAATCTAGCAGAGAGATATTACTATAACTGTGATTTTAGGGAATGTTATAAACTTACTACAAG AATTTTGAACACAGACCCATACAATAGTACATGTTTGCCGCTCCATATAGCTGTGATGGTAGAACTTAAGAAAGCTAACA GTTTATTTTATCTAGCACATAAATTAGTAGATCTTTACCCAAACAAGCCA GTTTCATGGTTTGCAGTGGGATGCTACTATTTCCTGATAGACAAGAAAGATCCTGCACGTAGATATCTCAG TAAAGCAACAACTTTAGAAAGAACTTACGGACCAGCATGGCTGGCATTTGGCCATTCCTTCGCTACAGGAAATGAACATGATCAGGCAATGGCAGCTTACTTCACAGCAGCTCAGCTTATGAAAGG ATGCCATCTTCCTGCGTTGTACATAGGCCTAGAGTATGGACTTACTAACAATCCTAAGTTGGCAGAGAGATTTTTCAGTCAGGCACTGAGTATAGCTCCGGAGGATCCATTTGTTTTGCATGAGATGGGTGTGATAGCCTACCAGAATGAAGA GTGGATCATGGCAGAAAAATACTTCAAGGATGCATTGGGGAGAATACAAGTGTGTGAAAGACAGACAAATGTACCAGAGAAATGGGAGCCTCTTCTTAATAACCTTGGACATACATGTAGAAAACTAAA aaaGTATGATGAAGCATTAGAGTACCATCAGCAGGCTCGTACCTTAGACCCCCAGAGTCCATCTACATACTCTGCTATAGGTTATGTTTTTGCTTTAAGAGGAGATTCATTAGAAGCAGTGGATTATTTCCACAAG GCTCTAGCAATAAGACGAGATGATGCGTTTTCCACCACAATGTTGTCAAATCTTGTAGAATCTCTCATGTTAGAACTCTCCCCAGGAGAAG ACCTAGAAGACAGCCCTGTATTTATGGCCCCGACTGATGTACCAGTGTTCTCGATGGATGACCATAACGATTCCAAGGACCTACCTCCACCCCCGATTATGAGGCTGACCTCACAGCTAGATGATTCCTCAGTGGCGGAATCTTCGGCAGTAGAAAGCAGTAGTCTTATGATAGAAGAAGTAGAAATGGGGGACTGTGACTGA